CTGAAGAGTGAGCTATTATTTCGTGTACAATTGCACCGTGGCTCGCAAGATTATCCTTCTGTAAATCCTCCACCACCACTTCGCAGTCCGATGCAACTTCAACCCGCCTCAAATATAGATCATCTGCGAGTGCCAGGCCTTCTCTAATGGCTAGAGCTTCAAGGGACGGTGGGTCTACAATGTTGTTGAAGCCAAAAGTTGATGCGCCGATGAACATGCCATCATCATTTTTGCAGATCACTCCAATAGAGCCGAATCCTTGCCTAGACACAGCCGCATCAACGTTAATCTTGGCATTCCCCGCCGACGAGGCCAGCCACCTCCTTGGGTTCGCGGATCTCTGCGTCATGACAGCCGGGGACTTGGCATTAATCACCTGCAGCTCGCCCAAGTAGCTAGATATGAAACTGTCGACCGAGTGAGGAGATTGGAAGAAGTTCTCATGGATGGCCTTCCTTCTAGCTCCCCATATTGCCCAAAGTGACACCACCAAGCGATCAAATAGCCCTTTTGTTAATATTTCATGCATAGAAAATAGCCAATACTTAGGGTTCTCCTCCTCTCGTTCTATCATGTGGTGCACCAAATCCTCCGGAGCTAGCGCCCATATACTAGCAGACATAGGACATGTAATCAATGCATGTTTCCATGTGTCCACTGCTCCACAAAGTAAGCAAGTATTTTCTGTTGACATATGACGATGATTCAACACAGTCCCTGTTGGCATAGCTTGTCGGGCTAGTCGCCATAGAAACATCCTGATCTTCGAGGGCACTTGGATATGCCAAATCATGGACCAGTTGTTGCTCTCGCTGAATTCATAAGAGGTGCCTCCCTCCTCATGCAACCATGCTTCCCTATCGTGCTTTGTCTTGAGAATCATGTGATAGGCAGACCGAACACTAAATCTTCCTCTAGGATCATGATGCCAAGCCCAGAAGTCCTCCACACGGCGCGTGCACAATGGGATCTTGAGAATTGCCTCGGCGTCGAAGTGAGTGAAAACCGTTCGGACCAGACCCTCGTTCCAGCAAGCCGATGTGACATCGATGAGTTGTGATACTCGGTCAGGGGGATTTTGGACGAGAGCCGTTATAGGGCGCTTGAAGTTATCTCGCGGTATCCAGTTGTGTTGCCAAATGTCAGTGGTTGCACCATCTCCTATTCTGCGCACCAAACCTTGTGCTAATATATCACGCCCGTCCAGTATCGCCCTCCATATCTGTGATGGGTGGGCTCCTAGTTCAGCCTGAAGTAGTGAACAATCCGGAAAATGCACTGCCTTGAGAATCCGAGTGCTGAGAGATGTGTTGTCTGTGAGTGTGCGCCATGCCTGCCTTGCAAACAATGCAAGATTGAAGATTTCCAAGTCTCGAAACCCCAAACCTCCTAAGTGCTTTGGCATGGTCATGGTATCCCATGCTACCCAGCTCGGCTTCCTCTTCCCTTGTTTTGAGCCCCACCAGAACTGACGAATGATCGATGTGATACTATCGCAAAGACCTCTTGGCAATCGGAAACATGCCATCGAGTAGACTGGGATCGCTTGTGCTACCGATTCAATCAAAACTTCCTTGCCAGCAGCAGATAACAACTTCTCCATCCAACCTTTGATCTTTTCCCAGACGCGATCCCGAAGATATTTGAACGTACCATTCTTCGAGTGACCAACATCTGTCGGCATACCCAAGTAGCGTTCACTCAAGGATTCATTCTGAACCTGCAAATTGTTCTTCATAGTGTCTCTCAATTGTGTCGGGCAACCCTTACTGAAGAAAATCGAAGATTTATCATTATTGATCCTCTGCCCCAAAGCGTTACAGTAAGTATCAAGTAGGTTTGACACCTGAACTGATCCTTCCCCACTGGCCTTGAATAGCAACAGGCAATCATCTGCAAATAGGAGATGGTTAACGGTAGGATCCGTAGGAGCCACCTGAATACCTGCCGGAGACGACTGAGAACTTGATTTAAGGAGGCACGAGAGGCCCTCTGCTGCAATCAAGAACAAGTAGGGGGAGATCGGGTCTCCCTGCCGGATACCTCGTGTAGGCTTGAGTGATTCTAGCCTTTCTCCATTGAAGCAAACCGAGAATGAAACGGAGGAAACCATGCACATGACAATATCTATCCAGTGACTGTCAAAACCCAACTTTGTCATGATACCTCGCAAATAGTCCCACTCTAATCTGTCGTATGCCTTCATCATATCCAGTTTTAGAGCACAGTAGCTGTTGGACTTTGATCTGGACCTCTTCATGAAGTGCAAACATTCATATGCGCAAATTATATTATCTGTGATAAGCCTTCCGGGGACAAATGCAGATTGTTCCTCCGATATTATGTCAGGTAAGATCACTTTCAATCTATTGGCTATCACTTTTGAGGTTATTTTATACAAAACATTGCACGGGCTTATAGGACGGAATTGAGCAAGCACCGTAGGAGTAGTTACCTTGGGGATTAACACAAGCACGGTGTCATTGATGGATTCTGGGCTCTCCTCACCAGTTACAATTCTCAGCAGTATGCTTGCTACCGCATCTCCACACTCATCCCAATGACTTTGATAAAAGTGGGCAGGAAAACCATCAGGCCCCGGTGCTTTGGTTGGGAACATTTGAAACAGAGCAATCTTGACTTCCTCCTTGGTGTATGGTGCACATAGTTCCGTGTTCATTGCTGCTGTAACCTTGCGTGGCACATGATTTAGTACAACTTCCATGTTTTGCACCCCCTCGGAGAGATACAAGGACTGATAAAAATCGTGAGCCAACGCCTTTAGCTCTCCAGGATCGGATATCTCCACTCCCAACAAATTCTGAAGCGCCCTGATCATATTTTTCTTCCTTCTAAGACTGGCTCGCAGATTGATTCCTGGTTCAGAGGTATTTTTTGCGGTGTTTGTTTGCCCTACGCGttcgtgggccggcccacccaGTTGCTGCGAGTGCCAGGTGCGTTCTGCGGCACTGAAGGTGTGCAATAGAAGAAGGTCCCAGCTCGACCAACTAACGCTTTGGAGAGCCCGCGATCGAGGCCTCTCCATGCCTTTGGCTTCCCCCTTCGGCTTCCTGGCCTCGAGGGTCCAGTTACAATTTCTTCGCACACAAAAAGACATATGTAAAAAAAAATTTGACGAGTACAGTTTTCTTATCATTACCTAATAATAAAGCGGCTATCGCTTCTGGATGTACGTCATCGTCATTTTTGCAAAAAAGTCTCTCTATTTCTGATAATTCAACTAGTAGTTCCTATTTTAAGTGGGTATATGAGAAAACGCTTcttttttgcaaaaaagtaaCCCTGCATTTTCCAAACATAAAGCGGCTATCGCTTCTGGTTGTACGTCATCATCATTTTTACAGAAATATCCCTCTATTTCTGAGAATCCGACCCGTAGTCCTATTTTAAGTGGGCATCCGAGAAAACGCTCAATTTCTACAAAAAAGACCCAACATTTCCGAGTATTCAACCCGCTATCCTTTTTAGTGGCACGgatcaggcggcggcggcgaggtgggGAGATGGCGATGCGCTCGGGAGATGCGGCCGCAAGGCAGGGAGGTGGCCGTGCGCTCGAGAGCCACATCaagcggcggcagcggcagcaaGGCAGCGAGGCGGCGGTGCGTCGGCGGCAGCAATGCGGGAGGCGCTTGCGGAGATGAAGGAGGATAAAATGAAGAGTCGGCCAGGGTGAGGAGTTTGCCCGCGTCGAAGCCACGGACCACGACGGCGCAAGCTTGCAGGGGGCGGTGGCCATGGCAGGGAGGTGGCACTGCGCTTGGGCGCCGCTTGCCTCCTCTGCCACtccttctttctttcttccccaATTCCTTCTCTCTTGCACGTCGCCGTCCTACTGCCCACGCAGCAAAGCGATCGAGGAAGAGGCCGCAGTCGGGTCAATCGATTTGTCACATGACAGATGTGACACTGTCTATTTCATCTCGGTCAACGGGCCGCagagggaggaggaagaggagccaTGACCTCGAAACAAGAGGCTGCAGCCTAGCACGCATCTGACTGCAACAGTTTTGTCCATGAGATGGAGGATAAGGTATTCACCTCCAGAATCACACCTCAGTTTTCCCCGTTTCTATCTAAAATATGGATTACCAATATGCTGCTCTCACTTGGAAAATTAATCGACagtccggcaaaacataggccactgtGAAGTGTTCCCTGCAAACATAGGCCACTCATGTAGCTATTACTCTACTACAACTACCGAAAcatctacatcatcatcgacatgGGGATTTGGCTgctctcacctcgaggtcggaggtgGTCGGTGACGGGACGATGGCGGGTATGATGCAGGGGCTCTTTGATTTCTccaaaaacaaaatataaacaaaaatATTATTATCCTCATCTTAGGACTTAGTGAAACACTATGTCTAAAAAATCCTAGGTGTAGCCCTAACATTTACTAAGAATACCTTGCTCTAACCCTAAAAATTGAAAAAGACATATACATTTACGAAAAATACCCTAGTTCTAGCCCTAACatctatccatccatccatctatctataTATCCTCACAAACCCTAGAAAAATGCCCTAGTTTTTTAACTACTGTCTACTTCTTGAATCATAGAAAAATGCCCTAATTTCACATAACTTAGAGTTTGAAACCCTATGTGTAACACAAAAACAAAAGACTTACATTTACTGAAATTTTTCTAATTTTCTGTTCTATTCTACATTTACTAATTTTCTATTCTATTCAAAAGAGGAAAATTTACTaaaaatttcctattctattcaaaagacctacattGACTTATTTTTTTAAATTCTATTCaaaaaacctacatttactaaAAAATCTCATATAGCATTCTAATACATTTCTGTACCTAAAAATTTCTATTACTAAATTCTTTTACTAAAAAATTCTATACCTAAATTTTCATACAGAGAGAGgtggcaggaggaggaggaggaggaggaggagggaggagtgAGGGCTTCGGGCGGctgagggagggagggaggagaaaGGAGGGCagtgggaggagggaggagggagcagggcGGTGGGAGGAGGTGGGAGGAGAGCAATGGGCGCGGGTggcgagaggaggagggagggagggaggcagatACCTTGGGGCGAAGGCGGCAACGGCGCGCGACGGACAGAGAGCGAGTGAGAGTGTGAGGGGAGAGTGAGGACGCGCGTGGGCCGGTGTGGATATGGTGCccgtagtagtagcgctggttGGTAACAACCGCTACTGCTAAGCTACATAGCACTAGCGCGTTAAGTGAAcctcatagcagtagcgcttttcgagaaccagcgctactactaattCTAAGCATGTAAAAAAAGCATAAAAAAGGCATTggtcatcaatgatctttttgtgtagaatctaaattgtCAGTATGAATCTTCGCTGGTTTAGGAACCGACGAAGATTCATATTGCCACAGATCCTACACATAGAGTATCATGAAGACCAAGTGGTTGTTATAGTTTGAGAAGCACCATATTTAAGGTGGTTAACATTCTGTTcacggagcgaggtgggactaaacttgggTCTTAGAAGGGGACTGAATTAAGTAGTAGCGCTTGTTACAGGAAAGCGCTATTGCTAAGTATAATAGCAGTACATAGCGATGTTTACGTATGAGCGCTACCAGTATACCTAGCTTGCCGGCAACGGTCTGCTAATTATAGTAGTAGCGTGTTTTTGAAgtaccgcgctactgctatgtgcaTAGTAGCAGCGCTCTTTCTGCTCAAgtgctactgctaattagcagcagCGCTTCCTTTTAAAAAGCGCTAGTGTTAAGTTGCTGTGTATAAGGTTATCCCTAGTACCGTGTACACATATACATAGATATTAAATCCACAACAAACTTGCCAGGATGAAACACATAATTAATTATTTATTCTAACGTCGACTCTTGATAATATGAGGTGACTAAAGAAAAACTACCATGTCTTGAACTTTCTTAAATAAGATTAGAGTTTTGTTCGCATACGACCGGTCTAACGTATATTGTTTTAAAATAGCTTATTTATGTCTAAATTCATGTAAAAAAAACTAAATGAGTTCATAGACCATTTAACTAAAAGAAAAGTGAATGTGATTTCACATTTATGACACACTATATAGTCCGTGCGAGGGATGACGAATGTCATGTCAATGCAACATGAATTGGTTGCATCAATATGCATATATACATTTGATAGTGAGAAAAAAATGTTACCATGAGTAGAACAGAGGCGACAGGAGGCATGCATCCATTAGCGGGGATAGAGAGTTGTGGATTGGTAGGACTTAAAGCTTATAAGGAGAACGTATATGGCATGCATGACATTAGCTATCTATCTCAATGTGTTATGTGTGAAAAGCGAGCGTATGAAGTAAAAAGAACAAAAAGGATGGTATAGATGTAATACTAAAAGTTGGAAGCAAATTATTTTGTGTAGTAAGTCATTTCAGTTGTATAGAAATATAAAGATGATGGTGAATGTCTTTGAATTCTTTCTTGATACACACTAATGGATGGAAGCATCTGAAGGTATGGAAGTAGACATGAGCCACCTTTGTAACATGAGCATGGATGGAGGTATCTCAAGGTATGGAAGTAGACAAGAGAAGCCAACTTTACTGGATTTTTAATCAAAACTACATATAGGTGGAGTGATATAGATGAGTGGATGAGGAAAAGTGGACAAGACTGCAAATCAATTTGAAAATATCTATAGTATGACATGTTTAGCTACATACCACAATGTGTCCTGACTTATTTTTACCAAATTATAATGTCCTTACCAACTACCAAATATACTTAATGAGAATAACCTAAAAATGTTCACACTAGAGATCTGTGATACCTATATTACTATCTTTTGAATCATGTAAAAAAAATTCACTGCAACAAGTTAAATTAAATAACAGTTTCATCAGGGATAAATACGTCGCTACAGAAACCTCTGTAAATAGGTTCCACTAGGGTGTTACCAACAAATTTAAAAGAGTATCTTAAATTAATGAACAACACAAAGCAAATTGATACACGAAAAAACAACCGTAACTACAGATGATGAATCTAGCCGCGCAAATGCGCGGGGCACACACCTAGTTTTGTTAACATATTTGATATGTTCTTTATCATTAGTGTAATCACAACAATTGTCACCATGAAATTATTTCTTAGCATCAGGAGTCTCCATACCTGAAACTTCTGATAAGATCCTAGCCCCCTCATCAGACTCCTCCCCTGCCAGCCACCAAAAGCGATTGCCGGCGGGGGAGAAGTCAATTCCGCCGTCGCGGGTCGAGAGAAATTGAGGAGGCGTGGTGAACGTTGAGTTAAGCGCGGCCACCGGGGAGGCACAAGTCCTGGCGCCTCTACATCCCCGACCCCTCTCCCTACTTCACCACTGTCTCCTCGGCCGCcatctcttcttcctcctcgcttgTTTCGATCTGGATCAGCACCCAGCAAGTCCCCGACATGGGCATCGCCATGACCGCGCCCACCACAAATTCTGCTGGGCCCGTCAGGAAGCGGCGGCGGAACCGGAACACCCACCACTTCTCTCTCTGGACTGGATCTCCCCCTTCTATCTCCTCCATAGCCCACACCAGGGCAGCTAGCAGTTCACAAGAGCTCCCGAAGAAGTGGTGAACCCATTTGGCATGAGCCGTTTGTCCTCCTCCACGGTTAGATTCCTGAATACCACCTTCGCCCCACGCCGCATCTTCTTCCGGCTTGAGAACCACGAGATGATCTCGCGTGCCCTCTCCAGCTTCTCTTCGTCGCCGTTGGTGAGATCTGCCATTCCCTGATCCATCTTCATCCTCCCCTCCGCCATCTCCCCACAATTTCTGCTCTCCCTTCGATAGACCTGGTCTGTGCTCGCAACGCTCGAAGGGGTTGGTGCCTGAGTGCGTCGCCCAACCATTGATGGGAGGGGATTTATTGCCCACCTTCCCCTCGCATTCATGGCGGCCATTCGCCTCGAATTCCCCCCGTACACCGCACCTTGCTGCACCAGCGTGCACCCAATGTGCACGACATGGCACGGGAATTCGACCACCGTGTGCAACGAAATCAACTCACCGGAGCGGAAACCGCGGCTGTCGACCACGCGACCTTCCTTGTTCAGCAGCAACAATATGCGCGGTGCGCTTTGCTCAAGGAGAGAACCTCTCCTACATCGAAGCTGTCTTGCCGACGGCAGCCGCGAGATGTAGAGGTCCGGCCACCGCGCATACTCCGGCGCGGCGAGCACGGTCGTTATTGTTTGGCAATGCAACTCTCAATTGGATTGGGTGCATACACTCACGTATATATGTACAGGATGTAGCCCATGGCTTCGACTATACAAGGAATCAGGAGGCGGGGCTACGTAGGAAATGATCCTATCCATACATGCGATATATATATTGAACATCAACATCAGTGACGCATAGACTAGACCGAAACTCCTCAAAGGTAGGCGTCGATAACCCCTTGGTGATGACATCGGCGAATTGCTGAGCAGTGGGAACATGTAAAACCCGAAACTTGGTAAGAACCAGCGAGAAAGTTGCAAGTTCCGGCTGAAAAATCGTAAGTTTCAAAGACTGAAACTTAAAACATATTGTGCCCTTTGTGGGCCGTGTTCCCTGCTCTATGCGCCATATCTGACGAGCCAACGATCACGTTGGCTGCGGTGGTGGCTTACGTGTGACGCAACCTGTTCTTCAGCGATCTTTCGGTCTAGATGACACCAGTGATTGGAAGGAGTTGTCCTTGTTGGTGGAAAATACCACCCTTTCGACAACGCTAGACTCTACATCGCGGCAGATTGATCCTGCTGGCACTTTCACTACAAAGCCATTATACAAACGGCTATCGTAAGGAGCGGAGCCAGACGAACTGAAAGAGCTGTGGAAGGCAAAACTCCTTCCAAAGATAATAGTTTTTCTTTGGCAGCTCGTTAGGGGAAGACTAATGTACGGTGATTAAGTTCGGAACCAGAATGGGCTTGGGGATAGTCAATACCCACTTTGTGGGGTGGCAGAGGACCTGAACCCCATCCCCTTCTACTGTGTGTCCACGCAGTTCTTAAGCTGCTTTAGGGAAGTTTGGGGCAATAGTTGGTACCCCAATTTGTTCCATGTGTGGTACCATTAGTGTCGAGTTGCTCGGGCCGGGTTCGCAGATGGATGTGGGTGAACTTTGGGACCTTGGCATGGACTCCGTGGTGTGATAGGAACAAACTGGTTATTGAGCACACTTTTCCATCCAGGGCTACCGACGTGATTTACAAACTATGTGGCTTCTTGCAGTTGTGGAAACCTCTCTCCAAGCAACAGGATAAGCTGGCCATGGACGAGCTAATCAGGAAGCAGAAGGAGGTGGCGGCAAGGCTTCTCATGATCATTTACCCTCCTTGAGACTATTTTGGTGCATTAGTGGGCGTGTTCGCTGTTGTCCCCGGCATGTTGTGTACTCTTTTTTGCACGTGTGATGTGGTGCGGTTGTTTGTTGTGGTACCCGGCAGTTGCTTTATCTATAAAGTGGGACGAGTAGCCTTTTTCGGCGAAAACTTATTGTGCCCTCATGCGGGATCCAACAACTTCGTGAATCGCGAGACAATCGAGCGGCTGGGCAGGGCTTGACAAGTGCGTGCCTCCGCATATGCGTGCCCCCTGCGAATTTCCGTGTACAACCCACGGAATAAATCTCATGAATGGGACATCGGCAGAATCGGCCAAGGTACGCACCAATATATCATGTGAATCTAGTCTTCGGGCACTACATTGGCTCACGGACAAGTCTCTCTGCCTATGGGACCATTGACAAGCGTCCATATGGTACAGCCTATGGGGGATCCTTTTGCGATACACAGGTGTGCTGTAATGCATGCCATTATTTGACGGCCCATGCAGACTGCTGTCGTGAATCACATGCATCATATTCACCAAGCCAACACTGCTCTCGTGAATCTAGTCCTctttctcttctctctctctccctgTCTTGTTACCACGTGAATATCTGGGTCCTACTCAGACGCGTGGCATATCTTGCAGCCTATCGGATAACTAGAACAAAATACTGGACCGCTACACCTTCGGATGACAACAAAACTATGTAATAAGATGGCACACTAGATTGAATCTGATGTCCAATGATTGAAGAAGTAAGTCGCCGAGATGCGCTTTTTATTGAAATATAAAGAAAGAAAACACAAATAAGTTGGTCTACAAAGATTGGAGTCTTGTTATCCAGGTATTGAAAACAACACCAAGAACATGTCCTTGACTTCAAATTTATTATGGAATGAACAAACATCCCCGCTTGGTGCAGAGTCATCGTCGTTGCAAATTTTCCCCAGGCATCGCTTTTCTTCGTCGTTGCCAACAACTGAGGGCAGGGCAAAATATATAGTCTTCATTAGAAACAACTATTTTCTGTCGACAATAAGGTAGTCAAATTACCTTGAGATTATCTTACATTAACACGCATACTGTCTATCCCTGTGGCTGGCTGAAGTCTTCAGCTCATTAATGATCAGCGGCTGCGTAATAACGTTCATGGTGATCATCAGGGCAGAAAAAATTTATATCTCTGTAGTTCACCTTCTGAAGGGGTCTCGCATTTATATCAAAGCCCTATACACACAGCACAAAACAAACAAATATATGCACTTCGCTTCCATGAAAAAAATGGAGAAATTAATTAACTGAACAACTTAATAATTACATCATGGACGGCGTCCGTGAGAAGCTTCAGCTGCTCACTCGACACGGTGGCAACCTGCAAAACCAATTTCCTACCCTTAAAAATCTCATAAAAAATTGGGGAGTTAGTTGGAAGATGACTGTATCGTCCAGAAATCAGGTCCATAAGCCAATTTCCCTTAAGTTTAGCATTTGTGATCAAAATGAGGTTGGTGAAAGTCATTAACAATAAAGGTACCCTCTTGATGACTGTCCAGATGACACCCTCGTCGCACCCCGGCGTGGTGAGGGAGCCCATGTATCGGTAATAGGCTTCGCCATGGCCCCTCGCGACCCAAGGATCAACCACGCCGACATTCTCCTCCTTCTCATTCGTGTTGGCCATCCTCTCCAAGTAAGACTCCAGCTGCATCGATGCATGCAACAGATTGGTTGAAATCAGGGAACGAATTAAAGATATGCcccctccgttcacaaatataagatgtctTAACTTTGTTGTGAATTATATAGACACATTTGTTTTAGTGCGTTTGTTCATTTATTTCAGTCTATATGTATACTGTAGTCCATACTTTCCGAAGGAAGTAGTATATTTGCAGGAGATGGATGGATTTCGAGAGACCTACATACCTCATGCAGGAAATGGTTGGGCCTGCCAATCTTGTAGAGGAGGCCGATCACGGCAGCCTTGTTCTCGGCGCTAAGGTGAACCATGTGGAGCTCCATGTTGTACCGGCGGCCGTTTACGCGGTGCTCGCTGGGGGTGTGCCAGTGCAGCTGCCTGAGGTGATACGCGGTACCGTTGATCCACATGCTCCCGGCGTCACCATGGAACATCACCGTGATGTCATGGCCGCGGTTGACCATGGAGGCCTCGGCGGGACGGTAGGAGTGGTTGAGGTAGCCGAGGTGGGGCGCCTGCGAGGCAAGGCGGTCTGAGAGGTCGATGGGCGACTGCATCAGCCCAGTGCCGCACGTCGCCCACTCTTCCTTGATCTTTCCCCAGTTCTCCGGCCCATTCTCCGCCCCGCAGACGTAGCTGAACTCCGACTCATCGTCTGCAGGCAAGAGATGTACGGACATGGATGAATTAATTCATGGTATAAGAGTTCACACAGACATGCGCAAACATATGCGCGGCGGACATGACGTATAGAAGATTTGCGCTCGAGAGAGCTCACCAGTTTCTTGCTGGGCTCTGGCCGCCGGAACCACGGCTGAGAGCAGCAGGAAGAGGAGGAGGGCCGAGACCGCGTCGTGGAGGTGGCGAGCTGAACGCATACTGCTTCTTTGTGTTTTTTGTTGTGTGCCTGCAAACTAGGTGGGTTACCGAAGAGGGGCAGCCTGGTTGGGTATATATACACAGATTTTCTCGTAAAGCTAGCTGATGCCTGATGGGATGCATCCATACTCATGTATATCCATCCACACGTgggtttcaaaaaaaa
This sequence is a window from Aegilops tauschii subsp. strangulata cultivar AL8/78 chromosome 7, Aet v6.0, whole genome shotgun sequence. Protein-coding genes within it:
- the LOC109753767 gene encoding alpha carbonic anhydrase 7 yields the protein MRSARHLHDAVSALLLFLLLSAVVPAARAQQETDDESEFSYVCGAENGPENWGKIKEEWATCGTGLMQSPIDLSDRLASQAPHLGYLNHSYRPAEASMVNRGHDITVMFHGDAGSMWINGTAYHLRQLHWHTPSEHRVNGRRYNMELHMVHLSAENKAAVIGLLYKIGRPNHFLHELESYLERMANTNEKEENVGVVDPWVARGHGEAYYRYMGSLTTPGCDEGVIWTVIKRVATVSSEQLKLLTDAVHDGFDINARPLQKVNYRDINFFCPDDHHERYYAAADH